One genomic window of Ignavibacteriota bacterium includes the following:
- a CDS encoding DEDD exonuclease domain-containing protein, which translates to MRPPLHALQIPDAEFVVCDVETTGLSPDHNRMTEIALVRVAEGRVVEKYQTLINPRQFIPPFITELTGITNEMVYSAPDADEVLPAIRAFIGDAVFVGHNARFDFSFVDAALRRAGLAPLENAVLCTARLARRLVPALAKKNLGSIARHLGISNPRAHRASGDAETTARILLHFAGMVSEEHDVADLGDLLSFQNKPVYRVTTPPKNFLKLQPALAALPHEPGIYFFHDARGHIIYIGKARDLSDRVHSYFRYNVGHSEKVLKLARAVASITWKTTDTELSALLAEARAIRQHQPRFNALLKSARAYPFIRIDCADTFPTISWTYDMEDDGADYYGPFSSRFAVERALEVIDRIFLIRECDGRITPRDTATPCLYYDIKRCGAPCASLQSAEEYAEEVQRVRQFLRGRHDSVLNGLRAAMESRAEALDFEGAASVRDRLRDLERIVRQQRVMARSVRYQNLVIVTLARRTFVEVHCMKSGMLVAQELLDQRACTRQNVRTLLSESFFSGQNELFLGGKEDIAEMRIIASWCLTRRDESVVIEADDHQTRDALIDAVYAAVRGLGRDEAPARFAERA; encoded by the coding sequence ATGCGACCGCCGCTTCATGCCTTGCAGATTCCCGATGCGGAATTCGTCGTATGCGACGTTGAGACGACGGGCTTGAGTCCGGACCACAACAGGATGACGGAAATCGCGCTCGTCCGTGTGGCGGAGGGACGGGTGGTGGAGAAGTACCAGACGCTGATCAATCCCAGGCAGTTCATTCCACCGTTCATCACGGAACTGACGGGCATTACCAACGAGATGGTCTACTCCGCTCCCGATGCGGACGAGGTGCTGCCGGCCATACGCGCATTCATCGGCGACGCAGTCTTTGTCGGACACAATGCGCGTTTCGACTTTTCCTTCGTCGACGCCGCGCTGCGGCGCGCGGGGCTCGCGCCTTTGGAGAACGCGGTGTTGTGCACGGCGCGCCTCGCGCGGCGCCTCGTTCCCGCGCTGGCGAAGAAGAATCTCGGCTCCATCGCGCGCCATCTCGGCATCAGCAATCCCCGCGCGCACCGCGCCTCGGGTGACGCGGAAACGACCGCCCGCATCCTGCTGCACTTCGCCGGCATGGTGTCGGAGGAACACGACGTGGCTGATCTGGGCGACCTGCTCTCGTTCCAGAACAAACCGGTGTATCGGGTCACCACACCGCCGAAAAACTTCCTGAAACTGCAGCCGGCCCTGGCGGCCCTGCCGCATGAACCCGGCATCTATTTCTTCCACGACGCGCGCGGTCACATCATCTACATCGGCAAGGCGCGGGATCTGTCGGACCGCGTGCACTCGTATTTCCGCTATAATGTCGGGCACAGCGAAAAGGTCCTCAAACTCGCGCGCGCGGTGGCGTCCATCACCTGGAAAACCACCGACACCGAACTGTCGGCGCTGCTCGCCGAGGCGCGGGCCATACGCCAGCATCAGCCGCGCTTCAACGCGCTGCTTAAAAGTGCGCGCGCGTATCCGTTCATCCGCATCGATTGCGCCGACACGTTCCCGACGATCTCCTGGACCTACGACATGGAGGACGACGGCGCCGACTATTACGGACCCTTCAGCTCGCGCTTCGCCGTCGAACGCGCACTCGAGGTGATCGATCGCATCTTCCTCATTCGCGAATGCGACGGACGCATCACGCCCCGCGATACCGCAACCCCGTGCCTGTACTACGACATCAAACGCTGCGGCGCGCCCTGCGCTTCACTGCAGTCTGCCGAGGAGTACGCCGAGGAGGTGCAGCGCGTGCGACAGTTCCTCCGCGGTCGGCACGACTCGGTGCTCAACGGGTTGCGGGCGGCGATGGAGTCGCGTGCCGAGGCGCTCGACTTCGAAGGAGCGGCGTCGGTGCGCGACCGTCTGCGCGATCTCGAACGTATCGTGCGGCAGCAGCGTGTCATGGCGCGCTCGGTCCGTTATCAGAATCTGGTGATCGTCACTCTCGCACGTCGCACCTTCGTGGAGGTGCACTGCATGAAATCCGGCATGCTCGTGGCGCAGGAACTGCTGGATCAGCGCGCGTGCACGCGGCAGAATGTGCGCACGTTGCTGTCGGAGTCCTTCTTCAGCGGCCAGAACGAACTGTTCCTCGGCGGGAAGGAAGACATCGCGGAGATGCGCATCATCGCCTCATGGTGCCTCACGCGGCGTGATGAGTCCGTCGTGATCGAGGCCGACGATCATCAGACACGCGATGCGCTGATCGACGCGGTGTACGCGGCGGTGCGCGGGCTGGGCAGGGACGAGGCGCCGGCACGCTTCGCGGAAAGGGCGTAA
- a CDS encoding ATP-binding cassette domain-containing protein: MIEFHNVRLTFSAQVVLERANLLISEGEFVYIIGETGVGKSSFLRLIYMDVLPSFGRVRVGGYDSSALRRQQIPFLRRSIGIVFQDYRLLEDRTVAENVAFALHVTGAKRQMIGPRVHKVLSEVGLSSKEHAMPSDLSGGEKQRVAIARALVNDPVILLADEPTGNLDPVASRDILAIFDRINKRGTACIIATHDYGLLVQRPGRVIKIQNRNFYDVV, from the coding sequence ATGATAGAATTCCACAACGTCCGTCTCACCTTCAGCGCGCAGGTCGTGCTCGAGAGGGCGAACCTTCTGATTTCGGAAGGAGAGTTCGTGTACATCATCGGTGAGACCGGCGTCGGGAAAAGCTCCTTTCTGCGACTCATATACATGGACGTGCTGCCGTCCTTCGGCCGCGTGCGCGTGGGCGGATACGATTCGTCCGCGCTGCGGAGGCAGCAGATTCCCTTTCTGCGGCGGAGCATCGGCATCGTGTTTCAGGACTACCGGCTGCTCGAGGACCGCACCGTCGCCGAAAATGTCGCCTTCGCGCTGCACGTCACGGGCGCAAAACGACAGATGATCGGGCCGCGCGTGCACAAGGTGCTTTCGGAGGTCGGGCTCTCGTCGAAGGAGCATGCCATGCCTTCCGACCTGTCCGGCGGCGAGAAGCAACGCGTGGCCATCGCGCGTGCGCTGGTGAACGATCCCGTGATTCTTCTCGCGGACGAACCCACGGGTAATCTCGATCCCGTCGCATCCCGCGACATCCTTGCCATCTTCGATCGCATCAACAAGCGTGGCACCGCCTGCATCATTGCCACGCACGACTACGGTCTGCTCGTCCAACGTCCCGGCCGTGTCATCAAGATTCAGAATCGGAATTTTTATGATGTGGTGTGA
- a CDS encoding BamA/TamA family outer membrane protein, whose product MTLRSIALSLLFLSFAAAAATAAPVHAAQGEAPVAASDSVKKTVDLKAEQQRLSAELQTLTQQLSDIKRQLESGDNDEARERLADTERRVKSLEKKLAKLQARIDAGDTVAELDDAEDEEMWDEGDFEFGEDWTLADGNVDDDEDQFSFKPDLYRKIPGAFTIPFPLATGFAETIFRYNRVDGVYIGLAKPKRLYWHSQPHLVGSGSLGYGFANHRWRYSLGLYLPFYFDNMIVDFGGEGHSVTDSKDQWAVDLEENTGMAFFAREDFMDYFNREGFSVSASWAYKGPESLNLRASAAYLHDTYDNLRRYTNWSLFGGDKVFRPQPWINRGNINSLIFNVSASTTTPTSSSAHGWTATAAYEMAGGATKGDYEFTQVTIDVRRYQPLRDFLNLNVRGRIVLSDGDVPVQRAVELGGLGTLPGYRFKEFGGTNAAIVNAELIFRNTLFEESSDWVARAVTSINLILFADAGVVSDAALVSGAADFRTGLLDASFSDTFLSRQWKSDFGVAIGNADGNFRIGVAWPMVKTAFSEDARFVLRFSRPF is encoded by the coding sequence ATGACACTCCGCTCCATCGCACTGTCTCTCCTCTTCCTGTCCTTCGCGGCTGCCGCCGCGACGGCGGCGCCCGTACACGCGGCGCAGGGCGAGGCTCCGGTCGCTGCATCGGACTCCGTGAAAAAAACCGTCGACCTGAAGGCCGAGCAGCAGCGGCTCAGCGCCGAGCTGCAGACACTCACACAGCAGTTGTCCGACATCAAACGTCAGTTGGAAAGCGGTGACAATGACGAGGCCCGCGAACGGCTCGCCGATACGGAACGCCGCGTGAAATCGCTCGAGAAGAAACTGGCCAAACTCCAGGCGCGCATCGACGCGGGCGACACCGTCGCCGAACTCGACGACGCGGAGGACGAGGAAATGTGGGATGAAGGCGATTTCGAGTTCGGTGAAGACTGGACGCTCGCCGACGGAAACGTCGATGACGACGAGGACCAGTTCTCGTTCAAACCCGACCTGTACCGCAAGATCCCGGGCGCCTTCACCATTCCCTTCCCGCTCGCCACGGGCTTCGCAGAGACCATCTTCCGCTATAATCGCGTCGATGGAGTATACATCGGGCTCGCGAAACCCAAGCGCCTGTACTGGCACAGCCAGCCGCATCTGGTCGGTTCAGGCTCGCTGGGCTACGGCTTCGCGAATCACCGCTGGCGGTATTCGCTCGGACTCTATCTCCCGTTCTACTTCGACAACATGATCGTGGACTTCGGCGGCGAAGGCCATTCGGTGACCGATTCGAAGGATCAGTGGGCGGTGGATCTGGAGGAGAACACCGGCATGGCGTTTTTCGCGCGCGAGGATTTTATGGACTATTTCAACCGCGAGGGCTTCTCGGTCTCGGCGTCATGGGCATATAAAGGACCCGAGAGTCTGAATCTCCGCGCATCGGCGGCCTACCTGCACGACACTTACGACAACCTCCGCCGGTACACCAACTGGTCGCTGTTCGGCGGCGACAAAGTGTTCCGTCCGCAGCCGTGGATAAACAGGGGTAATATCAACTCGCTGATCTTCAACGTCTCGGCGAGCACCACCACACCCACCTCCTCGTCGGCGCACGGCTGGACGGCCACGGCGGCGTACGAGATGGCGGGCGGCGCGACAAAGGGCGATTACGAATTTACGCAGGTGACAATCGACGTGCGCCGCTATCAGCCGCTGCGCGATTTTCTGAATCTGAACGTACGCGGCCGCATCGTGTTGAGCGACGGCGATGTGCCCGTGCAGAGAGCCGTGGAACTTGGCGGCCTCGGGACGCTTCCCGGATATCGTTTCAAGGAATTCGGCGGCACCAATGCGGCGATCGTCAATGCCGAGCTCATCTTCCGCAACACCCTGTTCGAGGAATCGAGCGATTGGGTTGCGCGTGCCGTGACGAGCATCAACCTCATTCTCTTTGCGGACGCGGGCGTGGTCAGCGACGCGGCCCTGGTGTCGGGCGCGGCGGATTTCCGCACGGGACTGCTCGACGCATCCTTCAGCGACACGTTCCTGAGCCGCCAGTGGAAGAGCGACTTCGGCGTCGCGATCGGCAATGCCGACGGCAATTTCCGCATCGGTGTCGCGTGGCCGATGGTCAAGACGGCCTTCTCAGAGGATGCACGTTTTGTGCTGCGCTTCTCGCGCCCGTTCTGA
- a CDS encoding GWxTD domain-containing protein — protein MKHASTITQLRVWCLAAALILAADGRAQALRFSPTPAAPAAPAYGDLIAVELHQFPAPAGHCRIDAFVRVTHDYIVFQRVPERAGDSLFAGRLEVSYELLDAQGGTVATAHDRATVEARSYLATNSRDEFALMHRSFRCDPGVYTLAITVGDGTSTRERVLRQHLTVKKFGQEGPVISSIIPLSWSDQDAQTPSVAVFGRSVPFARPSRIAVAGVASPEAKWTFTMSRAATPGSPSAVIWEYATQPVAVLKGATVVDSAGLAASFPLLETTATDASLFVFALPTDTLDPGMYRLSARATDEDRVDTVSSGLRVYWKDMPLSIQDPQFALLVMRHILTEEETEDLESGPEEELMQRILDWWRKKDPTPGTAINELLVEYFRRVDEAYYAYQTLSAPNGALTDRGKIYILYGPPGDVQRVLAPDSPAEETWEYPDLRRTFIFIDRQKNGNYKLASQ, from the coding sequence ATGAAACACGCATCGACAATCACGCAACTGCGCGTATGGTGCCTCGCGGCGGCCCTGATCCTCGCGGCAGACGGACGGGCGCAGGCACTGCGCTTTTCCCCGACCCCCGCGGCCCCGGCCGCACCCGCCTACGGCGATCTTATCGCGGTGGAACTGCACCAGTTTCCCGCTCCCGCCGGACACTGCCGCATCGACGCGTTTGTGCGTGTGACGCACGATTATATCGTATTCCAGCGCGTGCCCGAGCGGGCGGGCGATTCGCTGTTCGCCGGACGGCTCGAGGTGTCGTATGAACTGCTCGATGCACAGGGCGGGACTGTCGCCACGGCGCACGACCGGGCCACCGTCGAGGCGCGAAGTTATCTCGCGACAAATTCGCGGGACGAATTCGCGCTCATGCACCGGAGTTTCCGCTGCGATCCAGGCGTCTACACCCTGGCCATCACCGTCGGCGACGGCACCTCGACGCGCGAACGCGTGCTGCGCCAGCATCTCACGGTCAAAAAATTCGGACAGGAAGGTCCGGTAATCAGTTCCATCATTCCGCTCTCGTGGTCCGATCAGGACGCGCAGACCCCTTCGGTGGCGGTGTTCGGACGTAGCGTCCCCTTCGCGCGGCCGTCGCGGATTGCGGTCGCGGGTGTCGCCTCTCCCGAGGCGAAATGGACCTTCACGATGTCTCGCGCCGCGACGCCCGGATCGCCCAGTGCCGTGATCTGGGAATACGCGACCCAGCCCGTCGCGGTGCTCAAGGGCGCCACGGTGGTCGACAGCGCGGGACTGGCGGCATCGTTTCCGCTGCTGGAAACGACAGCAACAGATGCCTCGCTGTTTGTGTTTGCACTGCCCACCGACACGCTCGATCCGGGCATGTACCGCCTCTCCGCGCGCGCGACCGACGAGGACCGCGTCGACACCGTATCCAGCGGCCTCCGTGTGTACTGGAAGGACATGCCTCTCTCGATACAGGATCCGCAATTCGCGCTGCTCGTCATGCGGCACATTCTGACGGAAGAGGAAACCGAGGATCTCGAGAGCGGTCCCGAAGAGGAACTCATGCAGCGTATCCTTGATTGGTGGCGGAAGAAAGATCCGACCCCGGGCACCGCGATCAACGAATTGCTTGTGGAATACTTCCGCCGCGTGGATGAGGCGTATTACGCGTATCAGACACTCTCCGCCCCCAACGGCGCGCTGACCGACAGGGGAAAGATCTACATCCTGTACGGTCCGCCGGGGGATGTACAGCGTGTGCTCGCGCCGGATTCTCCCGCCGAGGAGACCTGGGAGTATCCCGATTTGCGGCGCACCTTCATTTTCATCGATCGCCAGAAGAACGGCAACTACAAACTCGCGTCACAATAG
- the pdxA gene encoding 4-hydroxythreonine-4-phosphate dehydrogenase PdxA, translating to MKPVIAISLGDVNGVGPEVILKAFVRSDLFTQCRPVVYGPAECMEWRESRLGTGLEFSRITSLEEAREGGISLFDTGGVFDPSQIGRATAEAGAHAIRAIEAAYAAVRDGGAEALVTAPVSKEAIALAGSPYKGHTDMLAAMAGAANRVIMILRSNTLTVGLVTIHVPLREVAPLVTHERVLRTIEAGRSALETDFGVQRPRLAVLALNPHAGDGGAIGGEEIEAIVPAIAEARAAGIAVEGPFPADGFFSAHNRDLFDMVVAMYHDQGLIPFKLQARGRGVNVSSGLPIVRTSPDHGTAYNIAGQGIASADSMREAILAARTIAVNRGIASAGASR from the coding sequence ATGAAACCAGTCATCGCTATCTCGCTTGGCGACGTCAATGGCGTCGGGCCCGAAGTCATACTCAAGGCCTTTGTCCGCTCCGATCTCTTCACCCAGTGCCGCCCGGTGGTTTATGGTCCGGCCGAGTGTATGGAGTGGCGTGAATCGCGCCTGGGCACGGGACTTGAATTTTCGCGCATCACATCGTTGGAAGAGGCCCGCGAGGGGGGCATTTCGCTGTTCGACACAGGCGGCGTCTTTGATCCGTCGCAGATCGGCCGCGCGACCGCGGAGGCGGGCGCGCACGCGATACGTGCGATCGAAGCCGCATATGCGGCAGTACGCGACGGCGGCGCCGAGGCACTGGTCACCGCGCCGGTCTCGAAGGAGGCGATAGCGCTTGCCGGCAGTCCGTACAAGGGCCACACCGACATGCTGGCCGCGATGGCGGGTGCGGCCAACCGCGTGATCATGATACTGCGGAGCAATACGCTTACCGTGGGTCTGGTGACCATTCACGTGCCCTTGCGCGAGGTCGCGCCGCTGGTGACACACGAACGCGTGCTGCGCACCATCGAGGCCGGCCGTTCCGCGCTCGAGACGGATTTCGGCGTGCAGCGTCCTCGGCTCGCGGTGCTCGCGCTGAATCCGCACGCGGGCGACGGCGGCGCCATCGGCGGCGAGGAGATCGAGGCCATCGTGCCTGCGATCGCGGAGGCACGGGCGGCGGGCATCGCCGTTGAAGGACCCTTTCCCGCGGACGGCTTTTTCTCCGCGCACAACCGCGATCTCTTCGACATGGTCGTTGCCATGTACCACGATCAGGGACTCATTCCGTTCAAGCTGCAGGCGCGGGGGCGGGGAGTCAACGTCAGTTCCGGTCTGCCCATCGTCCGCACATCGCCCGATCACGGCACCGCGTACAACATCGCGGGGCAGGGCATCGCGAGCGCCGACAGTATGCGAGAGGCGATACTCGCGGCGCGAACCATCGCGGTTAATCGCGGCATCGCCTCTGCGGGCGCGAGTCGATGA